A region of Deinococcus rubellus DNA encodes the following proteins:
- a CDS encoding cytochrome c biogenesis CcdA family protein translates to MVSSAPSLTIAFIAGLISFLSPCVLPLVPSYLGVIGGKAPITRALGFILGFGLVFVALGATASGLGSLLDAYRFTLSRLAGVLIIFFGLVMLGVIRLPFMMRDTRELSAADQYGPVALGAAFAFGWSPCLGPVLGSILGLAASTRSLGQGVGLLLVYTLGLAVPFLLSALLWERFNLRRLNKYAGIFEKIGGAILVALGLLMVTGRFTLLASWAFSVMPSWLRL, encoded by the coding sequence ATGGTCTCCAGCGCTCCCAGCCTCACCATTGCCTTCATCGCGGGGCTGATCTCGTTTCTGTCGCCGTGTGTGCTGCCGCTGGTGCCGAGCTACCTGGGCGTCATCGGCGGCAAGGCCCCCATCACGCGGGCGCTGGGCTTCATCCTGGGCTTCGGCCTGGTGTTCGTGGCGCTGGGGGCCACCGCCAGTGGCCTCGGCTCGCTGCTCGACGCTTACCGCTTCACCTTATCTCGGCTGGCCGGGGTGCTGATCATCTTTTTCGGGCTGGTCATGCTGGGAGTCATCCGGCTGCCGTTCATGATGCGCGACACCCGTGAACTGTCGGCGGCGGACCAGTACGGCCCGGTGGCGCTGGGTGCAGCCTTCGCTTTCGGCTGGAGTCCCTGCCTGGGGCCGGTGCTGGGCAGCATTCTGGGTCTGGCCGCCAGCACCCGCAGTCTGGGTCAGGGCGTGGGCCTGCTGCTGGTCTACACCCTGGGCCTGGCCGTGCCGTTCCTGCTCTCGGCGCTGCTGTGGGAGCGGTTCAACCTGCGCCGCCTCAACAAGTACGCCGGAATCTTCGAGAAAATCGGCGGGGCGATTCTGGTGGCGCTCGGCCTGCTGATGGTCACTGGGCGCTTCACGCTGCTGGCGAGCTGGGCCTTCTCGGTGATGCCGAGCTGGCTGCGGCTCTGA